In Zhaonella formicivorans, one DNA window encodes the following:
- the ygfK gene encoding putative selenate reductase subunit YgfK, protein MSDKMRAIPFKKLLDWVFEEYQEYGTIFGIPKDKFYKKASDKQIKLFGESIGTPVGPAAGPNTQLAQNIVASYLTGSRFFELKTVQILDELEFPKPCIRAEDECYNTEWSTELSIQGAFEEYVKAWFIVHILQKELFNSDERTFMFNMSVGYDLKGIQTPKVDNFIEGMKNASNTPIFQECKQALKEAVSRFKFVDEKYIDSISPNICNSITLSTMHGCPPAEIEAITKYLLSEKKLHTFVKMNPTLLGYEFVRNTFDKMGYNYIQLREESFTHDLQYDDGVAMLRRLKAFAKEHNKEFGVKLSNTLPCMITKGELPGEEMYMSGRSLYPLTINLALKLASEFDGDLKISYSGGADFFNIARILETGIQPITVATTLLKPGGYFRFKQLAEELEPYLQNSEAGRIDLEKLRKLAESAFTDANHLKEKRLAGSRKTERKLPLTDCYIAPCTFGCPINQDIPEYIRLVGEGRYNEAYEVIVSKNPLPFITGTICNHNCMTKCTRLDYDESVLIREMKRIAAENGYKAFLDKIAQPVTKSSAKVAIIGAGPSGLAAGYFLARAGMDVTIFDKREKAGGTVEYVIPDFRISREAIQKDIELIKKMGVKFELGVNADFSIENLKAQGYDYIYLAIGAGKTNSLKLEGDSDRVMGAIPFLEQFNKDKTAIKLGKNVAVIGGGNSAMDAARAALRVDGVENVYIVYRRTKEFMPADREELNLALQDGVIFKELLAPLSLKDGILKCQKLELGAPDASGRRSPVAKEGEFEEIQVDTALTAIGELVDYDILKQNGIAVDARGNISVNPDTFETNVENVFIGGDALFGPSTVVEAIAHATKASNAIIAKENLPKTKEAVKDIAFDNERRLAEIAAKKGVLQAVTGEEKEADRCLECNYICNICAEVCPNRANIAIQLEDGVFKNLNQIIHVDGMCNECGNCATFCPNSGAPYKDKLTLYWSEEDFNDSTNSGFLLVQAGDEPLFKVRIEGKISDVKFNAGGKAESDLDPGLAAMIWTAFKKYRYMF, encoded by the coding sequence ATGAGTGATAAAATGAGAGCGATCCCTTTTAAGAAATTGTTAGACTGGGTATTCGAAGAATATCAAGAGTACGGGACTATTTTCGGCATACCCAAGGACAAGTTCTATAAAAAAGCAAGCGACAAGCAGATAAAATTATTCGGTGAATCCATTGGTACTCCCGTAGGTCCTGCAGCCGGCCCCAATACGCAACTGGCGCAAAATATAGTTGCTTCTTACCTTACCGGAAGCAGGTTTTTTGAGCTTAAGACGGTACAAATACTTGATGAACTGGAGTTCCCAAAACCATGTATCCGCGCAGAAGATGAATGCTATAATACGGAGTGGTCTACTGAGCTCTCCATCCAAGGTGCATTTGAAGAGTACGTTAAAGCATGGTTTATTGTTCACATTTTGCAGAAAGAATTATTTAACTCCGATGAACGCACTTTTATGTTCAACATGAGTGTGGGCTATGACTTAAAGGGGATTCAAACACCTAAAGTAGACAACTTCATCGAAGGCATGAAGAATGCTTCGAACACCCCGATCTTTCAGGAGTGCAAGCAAGCCTTAAAGGAAGCAGTCAGCAGATTTAAATTTGTTGATGAAAAATATATCGACAGCATTTCCCCTAATATTTGTAATTCCATCACTCTGTCTACCATGCACGGTTGCCCGCCGGCGGAGATCGAGGCTATTACAAAATATTTACTCAGCGAAAAGAAACTGCATACTTTTGTGAAGATGAACCCCACTTTGCTGGGATATGAGTTTGTCAGAAATACTTTCGATAAGATGGGTTATAACTATATTCAATTAAGAGAAGAGTCTTTTACCCATGATTTGCAGTACGATGACGGCGTTGCCATGTTAAGAAGACTCAAAGCATTTGCCAAGGAGCACAACAAGGAATTCGGGGTAAAACTTTCCAACACCCTGCCTTGCATGATTACTAAAGGAGAACTGCCAGGCGAAGAAATGTATATGTCAGGAAGGTCCCTCTACCCTCTGACTATAAATTTGGCTTTGAAATTAGCTTCTGAATTTGACGGGGATCTGAAAATCTCCTATTCCGGAGGAGCAGACTTCTTTAATATCGCCCGCATCTTGGAAACGGGGATTCAACCGATTACCGTAGCTACAACATTATTGAAACCTGGCGGCTACTTCAGATTTAAGCAGTTGGCAGAAGAATTGGAACCTTATCTGCAAAACAGCGAAGCTGGCAGGATAGATTTGGAAAAATTAAGAAAACTTGCTGAAAGCGCTTTTACAGATGCCAACCATCTCAAAGAAAAGCGCCTTGCCGGCAGCAGGAAGACGGAAAGGAAACTGCCGCTCACTGACTGCTATATTGCGCCTTGTACTTTTGGTTGCCCCATCAACCAGGACATTCCCGAATATATCAGGCTGGTGGGCGAAGGAAGATACAATGAAGCATACGAAGTTATTGTATCCAAAAACCCGCTGCCATTTATCACGGGAACAATTTGTAACCATAACTGCATGACTAAATGTACCCGTTTAGACTATGACGAATCAGTGCTGATCAGGGAAATGAAGAGGATTGCAGCCGAGAACGGCTATAAAGCATTCCTTGATAAAATTGCACAACCGGTTACCAAGAGCTCTGCCAAAGTTGCCATTATCGGCGCAGGGCCATCGGGACTGGCAGCCGGTTATTTCCTGGCCCGGGCGGGAATGGATGTGACCATTTTCGATAAGAGGGAGAAAGCCGGCGGGACGGTGGAATACGTTATCCCTGACTTCAGGATTTCCAGAGAGGCAATTCAAAAGGACATTGAACTTATTAAGAAAATGGGAGTTAAATTTGAATTAGGGGTAAATGCCGACTTCTCCATTGAAAATCTGAAAGCCCAGGGCTATGACTATATCTACCTGGCTATCGGCGCAGGAAAAACCAATTCCCTGAAGCTGGAAGGCGACAGTGACCGTGTGATGGGAGCTATCCCCTTCCTGGAGCAATTCAACAAAGATAAGACTGCCATCAAGCTAGGCAAAAATGTGGCTGTCATCGGCGGCGGAAACTCTGCCATGGATGCAGCCCGTGCAGCTCTGCGGGTAGACGGTGTGGAAAATGTCTATATCGTCTACAGAAGAACCAAAGAGTTTATGCCAGCAGACAGGGAAGAATTAAACCTGGCTCTGCAGGATGGTGTGATTTTCAAAGAGCTTTTAGCACCTCTATCGTTAAAAGACGGAATATTGAAATGCCAGAAATTGGAACTAGGTGCACCGGACGCTTCCGGAAGGAGGAGCCCTGTGGCAAAAGAGGGTGAATTCGAGGAAATACAGGTTGATACAGCCTTAACTGCCATCGGCGAGTTAGTGGATTACGACATTCTGAAGCAGAATGGCATAGCAGTTGATGCAAGAGGCAATATTTCAGTAAATCCCGACACATTTGAAACAAATGTAGAGAACGTATTTATCGGCGGTGATGCTCTCTTTGGGCCTTCCACCGTAGTGGAAGCAATTGCCCATGCTACAAAAGCCAGTAACGCCATTATTGCTAAAGAGAATCTGCCAAAAACTAAAGAGGCGGTCAAGGATATTGCTTTTGACAATGAGCGGAGACTGGCCGAGATTGCCGCTAAAAAAGGTGTGTTACAAGCAGTTACAGGGGAAGAAAAAGAGGCCGACAGGTGTCTGGAGTGCAATTACATCTGCAATATCTGCGCTGAGGTTTGTCCCAACAGGGCTAACATTGCCATCCAACTTGAAGATGGCGTTTTCAAGAACCTCAACCAGATCATTCACGTGGATGGAATGTGCAATGAGTGCGGCAACTGTGCAACCTTCTGTCCCAACAGCGGGGCTCCTTACAAGGATAAACTGACCCTGTATTGGAGTGAAGAGGACTTTAACGACAGCACTAATTCCGGCTTCCTTTTGGTGCAAGCTGGAGATGAGCCTCTCTTTAAGGTTAGGATTGAGGGCAAGATTTCCGATGTTAAATTTAATGCCGGCGGCAAAGCAGAAAGTGATTTGGATCCGGGTCTTGCTGCCATGATCTGGACTGCATTTAAGAAGTATCGTTATATGTTTTAA
- the arcC gene encoding carbamate kinase gives MNRRIFVKTVVVALGGNAILQPKQKGTIEEQRANVEVSAQNIVKLVQEGFRVVVAHGNGPQVGNILLQNAAAREHVPAMPLDVCGAESQGLIGYMIQQSIYNELKKLGIDKKVVTLLTQVVVSKEDPAFQNPSKPVGAFYTKEEAEKGMAKGESWIEDSGRGWRKVVPSPKPQEIVELDLIKTLVDAGAIVIASGGGGIPVVKEGDKLVGVEAVIDKDLASSLMAKQLGADILTIATDVPYVAINYGKPDQKNLERLTVDEAKKYLEEGQFGKGSMGPKVQAAISFVENGGEAIIGALADLREAVKGERGTRIVK, from the coding sequence ATGAACAGGAGGATTTTTGTGAAGACAGTAGTTGTAGCTTTAGGCGGAAACGCCATACTCCAACCTAAACAAAAAGGAACTATTGAGGAACAGCGGGCTAACGTGGAAGTAAGCGCTCAAAACATTGTCAAGCTGGTCCAGGAAGGTTTCCGGGTTGTAGTAGCCCATGGTAACGGGCCGCAGGTAGGTAACATCCTGCTGCAAAACGCAGCTGCCAGGGAACATGTGCCTGCTATGCCTTTGGATGTTTGCGGCGCTGAAAGCCAGGGGCTGATCGGTTATATGATTCAACAGAGCATCTATAATGAGCTTAAGAAGCTCGGCATTGATAAAAAGGTAGTGACCTTGCTGACGCAGGTTGTGGTTTCCAAGGAGGATCCGGCTTTCCAGAACCCCAGCAAGCCGGTCGGAGCTTTTTATACTAAAGAGGAAGCAGAAAAGGGCATGGCTAAAGGTGAAAGCTGGATTGAAGACAGCGGTCGGGGCTGGAGGAAAGTTGTACCGTCTCCTAAACCGCAAGAAATTGTGGAACTTGATTTGATCAAAACTTTAGTTGATGCAGGAGCTATCGTTATTGCCAGCGGCGGAGGCGGTATTCCAGTAGTAAAAGAAGGAGATAAACTGGTAGGCGTCGAAGCAGTAATTGATAAGGATTTGGCTTCCAGCTTGATGGCTAAGCAGTTGGGTGCCGATATCCTAACTATTGCCACAGACGTTCCTTATGTAGCGATAAATTATGGCAAGCCTGACCAGAAAAACCTGGAACGTTTGACTGTGGACGAAGCCAAAAAATATTTGGAGGAGGGACAGTTCGGCAAGGGCAGCATGGGCCCGAAAGTTCAGGCCGCCATCAGTTTTGTGGAAAACGGCGGGGAAGCTATTATCGGCGCCCTGGCTGACTTGAGGGAGGCAGTAAAGGGAGAAAGAGGTACGAGGATAGTAAAATAA
- a CDS encoding 8-oxoguanine deaminase, whose translation MTSLLIKGATAIVTMDAKNSIYRDADLYIEEGWVKAIGKDLSGQKYAADETIDARGKIVYPGLINTHHHLYQVLTRNLPRVQQMELFDWLKTLYRLWRGLTGEMVYTSALVGLGELIKYGCTTASDHHYVFPQGQTELIDRQIMAASELGIRFHACRGSMSRGESDGGLPPDSLVQSKEEILADSERLINEYHDASPGSMCQIILAPCSPFSVTPDLMRESAELARQYGVRLHTHLAETLDEENYCLSTVGMRPLEYMTSLGWVGSDVWFAHGIHFNSAELDLLAQTKTGVAHCPASNQKLASGVAKITEMLQKGVPVGLAVDGSASNDCSNLLAEIRYAYLMHRLVNSAAAPAGAQILSLATRGSAELLGRNDLGSLEVAKAGDCFLVDINSLEFAGTLDDPAALPAVVGINRPVDMTIVAGKVVYKNGVLLGIDEEKVVHEANKMALKLREYA comes from the coding sequence ATGACATCTTTACTGATTAAAGGTGCAACAGCCATTGTCACCATGGATGCCAAAAACAGCATCTATCGGGATGCAGACCTCTATATTGAGGAAGGTTGGGTTAAGGCTATCGGCAAAGATTTGTCTGGACAAAAATATGCTGCCGATGAAACAATCGATGCTCGGGGTAAAATAGTCTATCCTGGCTTGATCAACACCCACCATCATCTCTATCAGGTGTTGACCCGTAACTTACCCCGGGTACAGCAAATGGAACTTTTTGACTGGTTAAAGACTTTGTATCGTTTGTGGCGGGGCTTAACGGGCGAGATGGTCTATACCAGCGCTCTCGTTGGTCTTGGGGAATTAATCAAATATGGCTGTACTACAGCCAGCGATCATCATTATGTTTTTCCCCAGGGGCAAACGGAGTTGATAGACAGGCAGATTATGGCCGCCAGTGAACTAGGGATACGTTTTCATGCTTGCCGGGGGAGCATGTCCCGGGGAGAATCGGATGGCGGGTTGCCACCCGACAGCTTGGTGCAGAGCAAGGAGGAGATCCTGGCCGATTCAGAGCGGCTGATTAATGAGTACCACGACGCCTCACCTGGTTCCATGTGTCAGATTATCCTGGCGCCTTGTTCCCCATTCTCAGTTACACCTGACTTAATGCGGGAAAGCGCTGAACTGGCACGGCAATACGGGGTACGTTTGCATACTCACTTGGCTGAGACCCTCGATGAAGAAAATTACTGTTTAAGTACTGTAGGCATGCGTCCTTTAGAGTATATGACGAGCCTCGGTTGGGTAGGCAGTGACGTTTGGTTCGCCCATGGCATCCATTTTAACAGCGCTGAACTTGACCTTTTAGCCCAGACCAAAACAGGGGTAGCCCATTGTCCCGCATCGAACCAGAAACTGGCCTCGGGAGTTGCTAAAATTACGGAAATGCTGCAAAAAGGGGTTCCGGTAGGGCTGGCTGTGGATGGCAGCGCTTCCAATGATTGCTCCAACCTGTTAGCAGAGATAAGATACGCTTACCTGATGCACCGCCTGGTAAATAGCGCTGCTGCGCCTGCAGGTGCCCAAATCCTCTCCTTGGCTACCCGGGGCAGCGCAGAGCTGCTGGGCAGAAATGATCTTGGTTCCTTGGAAGTTGCTAAAGCTGGGGACTGCTTCCTGGTGGATATCAACTCCCTGGAATTTGCTGGGACTCTTGATGATCCTGCTGCTCTACCGGCTGTAGTTGGTATTAATCGTCCGGTGGATATGACCATTGTGGCAGGCAAGGTCGTTTACAAAAATGGAGTACTATTGGGTATTGATGAAGAAAAAGTGGTACACGAAGCTAATAAAATGGCTTTAAAGTTAAGGGAATATGCGTAA
- a CDS encoding molybdopterin-containing oxidoreductase family protein translates to MADIRLTGCSQDCYDNCAVLAEVENGKLCSLRGNPAHPQTGSWLCAKGKAYVERVYHPDRILWPLRKTASGWEKISWEKAYSLICCKLEQILEQNGPLAILHYDDYGSSGALKALARRFFNALGGCTYPSGGLCLSAGLAAQRYDFGGNAAHDPEDILNSSVIVLWGRDPEKTNQHLLPVLKKAGDRGAKLVVINPLPVKTPLNPVLTLQPKPGTDGAIALAVANLLITWNRYDETFIKGHTYGFAEFQRMVNGYTPAWASDVSGIPVGNIESLACILAGNKPASFLLGWGLQRHANGGQTIRAIDALGALAGSIGVAGGGVNFANSVRSWNPGLSGAELAQHSRHFPYSAIADRILKADNPPIKAVFVTRANPACQLPNTSKVVEAFNSIEFKVVIDQFLTDTAQLADLVLPCTTYLEEDNLYKNSWHNMIILGRKVISPQGEAKPDEVIFSELAQRMGLGQYFTRTIEEWLEYAIEPLKTQGVTMERLSEGPVRPVGANQVAWSTREFNTPTGKFEFYSKQALKDGLPALPEYMEPGDKVDEEQYPLYLLTPHSKYRINSQFANIMAVRTLNPEPRLDIHPYTAMARGIAEGDWVEIRSLRGALTLKARLNSGLRPDAVSLEEGWWHADGACANFLTSDTVADMGQGSTFYDCRVEVRKKP, encoded by the coding sequence ATGGCCGACATACGATTAACCGGTTGTTCCCAGGATTGCTACGACAACTGTGCGGTTCTCGCCGAAGTAGAAAATGGAAAACTCTGTTCCCTTCGGGGCAACCCGGCCCATCCCCAGACAGGCAGCTGGTTATGTGCCAAAGGCAAAGCTTATGTGGAAAGAGTTTATCACCCGGACCGCATACTCTGGCCTTTGCGAAAAACTGCATCGGGCTGGGAAAAAATTTCCTGGGAGAAAGCTTATAGCCTTATCTGCTGCAAGCTAGAACAGATTTTAGAACAAAACGGACCTTTGGCTATATTGCATTACGATGACTATGGCTCCTCGGGGGCTCTCAAAGCATTAGCCCGGCGGTTCTTTAACGCCTTAGGCGGCTGCACTTACCCTTCCGGAGGCCTATGCCTTTCCGCGGGGCTGGCTGCACAGCGCTATGATTTTGGAGGTAACGCAGCCCATGACCCTGAGGATATACTGAATAGTTCCGTTATCGTCCTTTGGGGCAGGGACCCGGAAAAAACCAACCAGCATTTGCTGCCCGTCTTAAAAAAAGCAGGCGACAGGGGTGCCAAACTGGTTGTAATCAATCCTTTACCTGTTAAGACACCTCTTAATCCTGTACTGACCTTGCAGCCAAAACCGGGCACCGACGGGGCTATCGCACTGGCCGTAGCGAATCTCCTCATAACCTGGAACCGTTACGACGAGACATTTATCAAAGGGCATACCTACGGTTTTGCAGAATTTCAAAGGATGGTGAACGGATATACTCCTGCCTGGGCCAGTGACGTGAGCGGGATACCTGTGGGAAACATTGAGTCCTTGGCCTGCATCCTGGCGGGAAATAAGCCCGCTTCCTTTTTACTAGGCTGGGGTCTGCAGCGTCACGCTAACGGAGGCCAAACCATCCGGGCCATAGACGCTCTCGGCGCCTTGGCAGGGAGCATCGGGGTTGCCGGCGGCGGAGTGAATTTTGCTAACAGTGTACGGAGCTGGAATCCGGGGCTAAGCGGTGCTGAGCTTGCCCAACACAGCCGTCACTTTCCTTATTCAGCTATTGCTGACCGTATTTTAAAGGCCGACAACCCTCCAATTAAGGCAGTATTTGTAACCAGGGCCAATCCGGCTTGCCAGCTGCCAAATACCTCCAAGGTGGTAGAGGCTTTTAACTCAATTGAATTTAAAGTGGTCATTGATCAGTTTTTGACCGACACGGCCCAACTGGCTGATTTAGTTTTACCCTGCACCACTTACTTGGAAGAAGACAATCTTTATAAAAACTCCTGGCATAACATGATTATCCTGGGCAGAAAAGTAATATCACCTCAAGGTGAAGCTAAACCTGATGAAGTGATTTTTTCTGAACTGGCCCAAAGAATGGGCCTGGGTCAATATTTTACCCGGACAATCGAAGAATGGCTTGAATATGCCATAGAGCCGCTCAAAACGCAGGGAGTAACTATGGAAAGATTATCTGAAGGCCCGGTACGTCCGGTCGGTGCTAACCAGGTAGCGTGGAGCACAAGGGAATTTAATACTCCCACAGGAAAATTTGAATTTTATTCCAAGCAAGCGCTGAAGGACGGACTACCTGCTTTGCCCGAATATATGGAACCAGGAGATAAGGTAGATGAAGAGCAATATCCACTTTATTTACTAACACCTCATTCCAAATACCGGATTAATTCCCAGTTTGCCAATATTATGGCGGTTCGCACCCTAAATCCGGAACCCAGACTTGACATCCACCCGTATACAGCAATGGCAAGGGGCATTGCTGAAGGAGATTGGGTTGAAATAAGATCTCTCCGTGGCGCCCTAACCCTGAAAGCAAGATTGAACTCAGGCCTTAGGCCCGATGCTGTATCTTTAGAGGAAGGCTGGTGGCACGCTGATGGGGCCTGCGCCAATTTCCTGACGAGCGATACGGTAGCGGATATGGGGCAAGGCTCAACTTTCTACGACTGCAGGGTGGAAGTCAGAAAGAAACCCTAG
- a CDS encoding TM1266 family iron-only hydrogenase system putative regulator, which produces MEKIAVLGILIENRAENAPEMQEIITKYGNIIFGRMGTPSLNKHNGIISLHLEADDEKIQQFAGELKQLSGITVSYCYLN; this is translated from the coding sequence ATGGAAAAAATTGCTGTCTTAGGCATTCTGATCGAAAATCGGGCCGAGAATGCCCCGGAAATGCAAGAGATCATCACTAAATACGGCAACATCATTTTCGGTCGCATGGGAACTCCTAGTTTAAACAAACATAACGGCATTATTAGCTTACATCTGGAGGCTGATGACGAGAAAATCCAACAATTTGCCGGTGAATTAAAACAGTTATCAGGGATCACAGTGAGTTACTGTTACTTAAACTGA
- a CDS encoding 4Fe-4S dicluster domain-containing protein: MAISELAKIRRDVFTEIARLALSGRLKEMPDATKKIIPDGPARYRCCIYKERAIVEERLVLANGGRNGKGEEISAGPVVQILETACNGCSLDKFTVTDACVGCVAHHCKSNCPKDAIMIVQGRAYIDQSRCVECGSCRRACKYGAIIELARPCERACPVQALHVGEGRLATIDYDKCIFCGKCVEGCPFGAAADVSFVGPVCEELYKKEKKLYAILAPSIVGQFGVKVTIDQIKAALKLLGFAGVMEAACGADATVISEGEEFLETVPKSRPFMTTSCCPAFVEAIAKHLPEHQNKVSHTPSPMAFAAKMFKKEDPDGLVVFIGPCIAKKHEATKIEEMDYVLTFEELFAIFHAAQIKPEEVVAEVASLDEASRDGRGFAKAGGVAKAVENYLLERDSGLDIHVIACQGIAECLQTLKDIAAGKIFANLVEGMSCTGGCVGGPGVLNRPQIVGKQVEKLMQDSSLHSPLENTRALEILHDAK; encoded by the coding sequence ATGGCAATATCTGAACTAGCGAAAATTCGTCGTGACGTTTTTACCGAGATAGCGCGGCTTGCTTTGTCCGGCAGGTTAAAGGAAATGCCCGATGCAACGAAAAAGATTATACCTGATGGTCCGGCCAGGTACCGTTGCTGCATTTATAAGGAAAGAGCTATTGTGGAGGAACGGCTGGTTTTAGCCAATGGAGGCAGAAACGGAAAAGGGGAGGAAATCAGCGCAGGGCCGGTAGTACAAATCCTGGAGACCGCTTGTAACGGTTGTTCCCTGGATAAGTTCACCGTTACCGACGCCTGCGTGGGCTGTGTAGCCCACCATTGTAAAAGCAACTGTCCCAAGGATGCCATCATGATAGTACAAGGCAGGGCCTATATTGACCAGAGCCGCTGTGTGGAATGCGGCAGTTGCCGGAGGGCATGTAAGTATGGGGCCATTATTGAGCTGGCTCGTCCCTGTGAGAGGGCTTGTCCGGTCCAAGCTTTACATGTAGGCGAAGGACGTCTGGCCACAATTGATTACGATAAATGCATATTCTGCGGAAAATGCGTAGAAGGATGTCCTTTTGGTGCGGCTGCTGACGTTTCTTTTGTAGGACCGGTCTGCGAAGAGCTATATAAAAAAGAGAAAAAGCTATATGCAATCCTGGCACCATCAATAGTCGGGCAGTTTGGTGTTAAAGTCACTATCGATCAAATTAAAGCGGCATTAAAATTACTTGGTTTTGCAGGAGTGATGGAGGCAGCCTGCGGGGCCGATGCTACCGTGATCAGTGAAGGGGAAGAGTTTCTGGAAACAGTGCCCAAGTCAAGGCCTTTTATGACAACATCCTGTTGCCCTGCCTTTGTGGAAGCTATTGCTAAGCATTTGCCGGAACATCAGAATAAAGTTTCCCATACCCCATCACCTATGGCTTTTGCGGCTAAAATGTTTAAAAAGGAAGATCCGGATGGGTTGGTTGTTTTTATAGGGCCCTGCATAGCTAAGAAACATGAAGCAACTAAAATTGAAGAAATGGACTACGTGTTAACTTTTGAGGAATTGTTTGCTATTTTCCATGCCGCCCAGATAAAGCCAGAGGAAGTTGTAGCCGAAGTAGCAAGCCTCGATGAAGCTTCCCGCGATGGGAGGGGTTTTGCCAAAGCCGGAGGAGTGGCCAAAGCAGTAGAAAATTACCTGCTGGAACGGGATAGCGGCCTTGATATTCACGTTATTGCCTGCCAGGGCATTGCGGAATGCCTGCAAACCCTCAAGGACATTGCTGCAGGTAAAATTTTTGCCAATTTAGTTGAAGGCATGTCCTGTACGGGTGGATGTGTGGGAGGGCCCGGAGTTCTCAACCGACCGCAGATTGTAGGCAAGCAGGTGGAGAAATTGATGCAGGATTCATCTCTGCACAGCCCCTTGGAAAATACCAGAGCCTTGGAAATTCTGCATGATGCCAAGTAA
- a CDS encoding FAD-dependent oxidoreductase: MQKILIVGGVAGGASAAARLRRLNEEAEIIVFEKGEYISFANCGLPYHVGKVITERQQLLVQTVESMKNRFRIDVRVRSEVLCIDRQKKEVTVLNHVNGKTYTENYDILLLSPGAAPLRPPIPGIDSPRIFTLRNMADMDAIIQAVDNKTCGEAVVIGGGFIGLEMAENLHLRGFKVTLVEMAEQVMLNLDREMAAIVHNHLRQKGVNLILQDGVAAFNVQENRTMAILQSGKKILADLIILAIGVKPDTQLAKDAGLELGQKEAIKVNEYFQTSDPSIYAVGDAIETFDFSTGQPAWLPLAGPANRQGRLAADIIAGRSTVYGGVQGTAIAKVFDLTVASTGKNEKTLQSQGIKYFASFTHTNSHAGYYPGATPLTIKLLFGEQGELLGAQVIGQDGVDKRIDVLATALRLKANVDDLSGLELAYAPPFSSAKDPVNIAGYVAGNILRGDVEIIHWHQLANLNREDTVILDVREKAEQEAGFIPGSINIPLGQLRKRLAEIPSDKEIIIYCQVGLRAYVAARILLQKGYTRVKNLSGGFKTWFPVAKDLNYPISYPSHQEEIAVTAENS; the protein is encoded by the coding sequence ATGCAAAAAATTTTAATTGTGGGAGGCGTAGCTGGCGGTGCCAGCGCTGCCGCCAGGTTGCGTCGTTTGAATGAGGAAGCCGAGATTATTGTGTTCGAAAAAGGGGAATACATCTCTTTTGCCAACTGCGGTCTGCCTTATCATGTGGGCAAAGTCATTACAGAGCGGCAGCAGTTGCTGGTTCAAACAGTAGAAAGCATGAAAAACCGCTTTCGTATCGATGTACGGGTAAGAAGCGAAGTGCTATGCATTGACCGGCAAAAGAAAGAGGTAACCGTGTTGAACCACGTGAACGGCAAAACCTATACGGAAAATTACGATATTCTGCTTTTGTCTCCGGGAGCTGCTCCTCTTCGCCCGCCAATTCCGGGTATCGACAGTCCCCGCATTTTTACTTTGCGCAATATGGCAGATATGGATGCCATTATCCAAGCTGTGGATAATAAGACCTGCGGTGAAGCGGTCGTTATAGGCGGCGGTTTTATCGGCTTAGAAATGGCTGAAAATCTGCATCTGCGTGGTTTTAAAGTTACATTAGTAGAGATGGCAGAACAGGTGATGCTTAACTTGGACAGGGAAATGGCAGCTATTGTTCATAACCACCTGCGCCAGAAAGGGGTTAATCTCATCCTGCAAGACGGGGTAGCAGCTTTTAATGTTCAGGAAAATCGCACAATGGCAATCTTACAAAGCGGCAAAAAGATTTTAGCCGATCTAATTATCCTGGCTATTGGTGTTAAGCCCGATACTCAGCTGGCAAAAGATGCCGGTCTGGAATTAGGTCAAAAAGAAGCCATTAAGGTAAACGAATATTTCCAAACCTCCGATCCTTCAATTTATGCAGTTGGTGATGCCATAGAGACCTTCGATTTCTCCACGGGGCAGCCAGCATGGCTGCCGCTGGCCGGACCCGCTAACCGCCAGGGACGTTTAGCCGCCGACATTATCGCCGGGCGTTCAACAGTTTACGGCGGTGTACAAGGTACGGCTATTGCCAAAGTGTTTGATCTTACGGTAGCATCCACGGGAAAAAATGAAAAAACGCTACAAAGCCAAGGGATTAAGTATTTTGCCTCCTTCACCCATACTAATTCCCATGCAGGGTATTATCCGGGGGCCACTCCTTTAACCATTAAACTTCTTTTTGGCGAGCAAGGTGAGCTTTTGGGTGCCCAGGTAATCGGCCAGGACGGCGTGGATAAACGCATCGATGTTTTAGCTACCGCTCTGAGACTGAAGGCCAATGTAGATGATTTAAGCGGGTTGGAATTGGCCTATGCTCCTCCATTTTCCTCTGCTAAAGATCCGGTCAATATTGCCGGTTATGTTGCCGGCAATATCCTGCGGGGCGATGTGGAAATTATTCACTGGCACCAGTTGGCTAATCTTAACCGGGAGGACACAGTTATTTTAGATGTCAGAGAAAAGGCAGAGCAAGAAGCTGGCTTTATTCCCGGCTCCATCAATATTCCCTTAGGCCAGCTGCGCAAGCGTTTAGCGGAAATACCCAGCGATAAGGAAATTATTATTTACTGTCAGGTGGGCTTAAGGGCTTATGTGGCAGCCAGGATACTGCTGCAAAAAGGCTATACCCGGGTAAAAAATTTGAGCGGTGGTTTTAAAACATGGTTCCCAGTTGCCAAAGATTTGAATTACCCCATCTCCTACCCTAGCCACCAGGAAGAAATAGCAGTTACAGCAGAAAACTCTTAA